A single Crateriforma conspicua DNA region contains:
- a CDS encoding cytochrome c3 family protein has translation MQRFLFPRWVNPFLAVLGLAAIGGAGYAAVMGGLITDPETLNVGYKPEQPVPFSHALHAGQLKMDCRYCHNTVFDAAHAAVPPTATCINCHSPANADGQTALAAVRTDSPKLLPIHESWLTGKSVAWKRVHNLPEYVYFNHAAHVNSGVSCKTCHGRIDQMEVVYQHEQLSMAWCIDCHRNFKKELRPQEFVTKLDWQPPADWDDEAIEAHVQEFNINPQVHCAVCHR, from the coding sequence ATGCAACGGTTTCTGTTTCCCCGCTGGGTCAACCCTTTTCTAGCGGTGCTCGGTTTGGCCGCAATCGGCGGCGCGGGCTATGCCGCGGTGATGGGCGGTTTGATTACCGACCCTGAAACGCTGAACGTCGGATACAAGCCGGAACAGCCGGTGCCGTTCAGCCACGCGCTGCACGCCGGCCAGTTGAAGATGGATTGTCGCTATTGCCACAACACCGTCTTTGATGCGGCCCACGCGGCGGTGCCTCCGACGGCGACGTGCATCAATTGCCACAGCCCGGCCAACGCCGATGGCCAGACCGCACTGGCGGCCGTCCGGACCGACAGCCCCAAGTTGTTGCCGATCCACGAAAGCTGGTTGACGGGCAAAAGCGTCGCTTGGAAACGCGTGCACAACCTGCCGGAATACGTTTACTTCAACCACGCCGCCCACGTGAATTCCGGGGTCAGTTGCAAGACGTGTCACGGTCGGATCGACCAGATGGAAGTCGTCTATCAGCACGAGCAATTGTCGATGGCGTGGTGCATCGATTGTCACCGCAATTTCAAGAAGGAACTGCGGCCACAGGAATTCGTCACCAAGTTGGATTGGCAACCGCCGGCCGACTGGGACGACGAAGCCATCGAGGCTCACGTTCAAGAGTTCAATATCAATCCACAAGTCCACTGTGCGGTGTGTCACCGCTGA
- a CDS encoding TAT-variant-translocated molybdopterin oxidoreductase, whose translation MARPSETSSSAAANGRPASSSKNRSRFWRSLSDWQQSEDFDQYLHREFPVAASEFPEGVSRRRWMQIMGASLAMAGVAGCRYPEELIAPFVLRPEGRVPGERYLRATNVELAGRVYHLLISCVDGRPLKVEPNTDHPAGGGTDVYSQASILSLFDPDRARVDDGPLAKASENGRRVAADWDEFTRYGQALIRTAESSKGRSFALLMQPTRSPSTVRMIKQLQSKLPEMTIARYDSVTNEVMRKATTQAFGKPAQQVLNLADAKNIVTLEADVLGRDAGFVNNAAGFAQSRDPNSESMSRLYVVEGGYTQTGATADARLSLRPSQMAAFLAELERRVDAASGESADEEMKPDTPYDQLDHAGRLERFIASVASDIAASPADSVVVVGEHLGPEAIAAGIRLNQKLGSLGKLQTFTSPADAEIEGSVSIAELADKIGAGEIDSLVIVDGNPVFTAPADVDLAAAIAAVDNSVYLGEYDDETGAVCKWSVPVSHPLESWNDTVDDHGYYGVTQPQILPLLSGKTVPETLALMMGLPATSGEQIVRATAEQVSGASVSNRQWRKLLHDGYAKDLKQGDEEFTPSGDAPTADADSLVVVEQADKDDIEVIFHAADGIFDGRFANNGWLQELPQSITKVTWDNAAVMSPSTASVIDIHHGQMVTIRNSDGVKVTLPVYELPGCAPGVISVPIGYGRERAGVVGGLASEEIEAVGVDVQPIRFSDAMLLATSMEARRVETAYDLATTQDHWAIDELGREETEARSFSLVREGTTALLKKLPEFVEAKSPHVPAVGPDGSLWEEPINTIEKEEPSLPQWGMSIDLTKCIGCNACVVACQSENNVPIVGREQVKNSREMHWLRIDRYFQGDSEFADVVQEPVACMHCETAPCEQVCPVAATVHTDEGLNAMAYNRCIGTRYCANNCPFKVRRFNYFNYNSDVGVGYGIDAYESNIENASRKLQALVLNPDVTVRGRGVMEKCTYCVQRIEAAKINARKDGGRPIEDGEVVTACQSACPTSAIEFGNVGDSESKVSKAREDIRSYGMLPQLNVKPRTTYMARIRNTPASLMTTAQLHDLEHLEAPHHGDHHHGDGDHDGHGDQGHGDQAHGDHDHAESGHDHDAHDAGSAKPAETT comes from the coding sequence ATGGCTCGTCCTTCTGAAACATCATCGTCCGCCGCCGCCAACGGCCGACCGGCATCGTCATCCAAGAACCGTTCGCGGTTTTGGCGAAGTCTGTCCGATTGGCAGCAAAGCGAAGACTTTGACCAGTACCTGCATCGCGAATTTCCGGTCGCCGCATCGGAGTTTCCCGAAGGCGTGTCGCGCCGTCGGTGGATGCAAATCATGGGCGCTTCGCTGGCGATGGCCGGCGTGGCCGGATGCCGATATCCGGAAGAGTTGATCGCGCCGTTCGTGCTGCGTCCCGAGGGCCGTGTCCCCGGGGAACGATACCTGCGAGCGACCAACGTCGAATTGGCCGGCCGCGTTTACCACTTGCTGATCAGTTGTGTCGACGGTCGGCCGTTGAAGGTCGAACCGAATACCGATCACCCCGCCGGTGGCGGCACCGATGTCTATTCGCAAGCGTCGATCCTGTCGCTGTTCGATCCCGACCGTGCCCGTGTCGACGATGGTCCTTTGGCCAAAGCGTCTGAGAACGGACGACGCGTGGCCGCCGACTGGGATGAATTCACACGTTACGGCCAAGCCCTGATTCGCACGGCGGAATCCAGCAAAGGCCGCTCGTTTGCTTTGTTGATGCAACCCACGCGATCGCCGTCGACCGTGCGGATGATCAAGCAGTTGCAGTCGAAGTTGCCCGAGATGACGATCGCTCGTTACGACTCGGTCACCAACGAAGTCATGCGGAAAGCGACGACCCAGGCGTTCGGCAAACCCGCACAGCAAGTTCTGAATCTGGCCGACGCCAAGAACATCGTCACGTTGGAAGCCGACGTGCTGGGCCGTGACGCCGGGTTCGTCAACAATGCCGCCGGCTTTGCCCAGTCGCGTGACCCGAATTCCGAATCGATGAGCCGGTTGTACGTCGTCGAAGGCGGGTACACCCAAACCGGCGCAACGGCCGACGCGCGGTTGTCGCTGCGTCCCAGCCAAATGGCGGCCTTCTTGGCCGAACTGGAACGTCGTGTTGATGCGGCGTCGGGTGAATCGGCCGATGAGGAAATGAAGCCTGACACGCCCTACGATCAACTGGATCACGCCGGCCGACTGGAACGCTTCATTGCCAGTGTGGCGAGCGACATCGCCGCTTCGCCCGCGGACAGCGTGGTCGTCGTCGGCGAACACTTGGGGCCCGAGGCGATTGCCGCCGGCATTCGGCTGAACCAAAAGCTCGGTTCGCTGGGCAAGTTGCAAACGTTCACCTCCCCCGCCGACGCTGAAATCGAAGGCTCCGTTTCGATTGCCGAATTGGCCGACAAAATCGGTGCCGGCGAAATCGATTCGCTGGTCATCGTTGACGGCAACCCGGTGTTCACCGCACCGGCCGACGTGGACCTGGCGGCCGCCATCGCCGCGGTCGACAACTCGGTTTATTTGGGCGAATACGACGACGAAACCGGTGCCGTTTGCAAATGGTCGGTTCCGGTCAGCCATCCGCTGGAAAGCTGGAACGATACCGTCGACGATCACGGTTATTACGGCGTCACCCAGCCACAGATCTTGCCGTTGCTTTCGGGCAAAACGGTACCCGAAACGCTGGCCTTGATGATGGGCTTGCCCGCAACGTCAGGCGAACAGATCGTCCGGGCCACGGCCGAACAAGTCTCCGGTGCGTCGGTCAGTAACCGCCAATGGCGAAAGCTGCTGCACGACGGTTATGCCAAGGACTTGAAGCAAGGCGACGAGGAATTCACGCCCAGCGGTGACGCCCCCACGGCGGACGCCGACTCGCTGGTCGTCGTTGAACAAGCCGACAAGGATGACATCGAAGTCATCTTCCATGCCGCCGATGGCATTTTTGACGGTCGGTTTGCCAACAACGGTTGGCTGCAAGAATTGCCACAGTCGATCACCAAGGTGACCTGGGACAACGCGGCGGTGATGAGCCCGTCGACCGCGTCAGTGATCGATATTCATCACGGTCAAATGGTGACCATCCGTAACAGCGACGGCGTGAAAGTGACGTTGCCGGTTTACGAGTTGCCCGGATGTGCTCCCGGCGTGATCAGCGTGCCGATCGGCTACGGCCGCGAGCGTGCCGGAGTGGTCGGCGGACTTGCCAGCGAAGAAATCGAAGCGGTCGGTGTGGATGTCCAGCCGATTCGGTTCAGCGACGCGATGTTGCTGGCCACGTCGATGGAAGCACGCCGTGTCGAAACCGCCTACGACTTGGCAACGACCCAGGATCACTGGGCGATCGACGAACTGGGACGCGAAGAAACCGAAGCCCGCAGTTTCAGCTTGGTCCGCGAAGGCACCACGGCACTGTTGAAGAAGCTGCCCGAGTTCGTGGAGGCCAAGTCGCCGCACGTGCCCGCGGTCGGACCCGACGGTTCGCTGTGGGAAGAACCGATCAACACGATCGAAAAGGAAGAGCCGAGCTTGCCACAGTGGGGCATGTCGATCGACCTGACCAAGTGCATCGGCTGTAACGCCTGTGTGGTGGCCTGTCAGAGCGAAAACAACGTGCCGATTGTCGGGCGTGAACAGGTCAAGAACAGCCGCGAAATGCACTGGCTGCGGATCGACCGGTATTTCCAAGGCGATTCCGAGTTCGCCGATGTGGTTCAAGAACCCGTCGCCTGCATGCACTGTGAAACGGCACCCTGTGAACAGGTTTGCCCGGTCGCCGCGACGGTGCACACCGACGAAGGCCTGAACGCGATGGCATACAACCGCTGCATCGGAACGCGGTACTGTGCCAACAACTGTCCGTTCAAAGTTCGGCGGTTCAACTACTTCAATTACAACAGCGACGTCGGCGTCGGCTACGGCATCGATGCTTACGAAAGCAACATCGAAAACGCCAGTCGCAAGCTTCAAGCTCTGGTCTTGAACCCCGACGTCACGGTTCGTGGCCGTGGGGTGATGGAAAAGTGCACGTACTGTGTCCAGCGGATCGAAGCCGCCAAGATCAACGCCCGCAAAGACGGCGGACGACCGATCGAAGACGGCGAAGTCGTCACCGCTTGTCAGTCGGCTTGTCCCACCAGTGCGATCGAGTTCGGTAACGTCGGTGATTCGGAATCCAAGGTCAGCAAGGCACGTGAAGACATTCGCAGCTATGGCATGCTGCCGCAGTTGAACGTCAAGCCGCGGACGACCTACATGGCCCGCATCCGCAACACGCCGGCGTCGTTGATGACGACGGCACAGTTGCACGATTTGGAACACCTGGAAGCGCCGCATCACGGTGACCACCACCATGGTGATGGCGACCACGACGGTCATGGTGACCAGGGGCACGGCGATCAGGCGCACGGCGATCACGACCATGCCGAATCGGGGCACGATCACGACGCACATGACGCCGGATCGGCCAAGCCCGCCGAGACGACTTAA